A part of Streptomyces sp. NBC_01235 genomic DNA contains:
- a CDS encoding SGNH/GDSL hydrolase family protein, whose translation MTRRHGCVLLSAITALIVALSAAIYLGAAAEHGPGRRTDAALAAPPGARNAAPVSTGVWVGTWSAAPAGGEPGTETDGMAGRTVRNVVHTSVGGTSARVTLSNLYGTGPLTVTHATLAVAAADDSAAADPDTLRRLTFGGATTVVVPAGGRAVSDAVTVAVPSDSDVLVSTYSPTSAGPVTYHPRARQTSYVAEGESTEDVTGAAFTGTSAYWRYLTALDVLSNEADGTVVALGDSITDGVTSTTGANRRWPDVLADRLRTAAASSAGDTAPRYGVVNAGISGNQVLVDDPRRGASGLNRFERDVLDRTNVKVVVIDLGINDILRNKRVADPQAIVDGLRTLADRAHAHGIRVVGTTLTPFRGHRGYTDAREDVRRRVNAAIRAGGVYDAVVDLDQALRDPYDPRSLRAEYDSGDHLHPSDRGYRKMAQSVDLTKLEGSAPAEL comes from the coding sequence ATGACCAGGCGTCACGGTTGTGTGCTGCTGTCCGCGATCACCGCCCTGATCGTGGCCCTGTCCGCCGCCATATACCTCGGAGCCGCCGCCGAGCACGGTCCCGGCCGGCGTACGGACGCCGCCCTCGCCGCACCCCCCGGCGCCCGCAACGCGGCCCCCGTCTCGACCGGCGTCTGGGTCGGCACCTGGTCCGCCGCCCCGGCCGGCGGGGAACCCGGCACCGAGACCGACGGCATGGCGGGCCGCACGGTCCGCAACGTCGTGCACACCAGCGTCGGCGGGACGAGTGCCCGCGTCACGCTGTCCAACCTCTACGGCACCGGCCCGCTCACCGTCACCCACGCCACCCTCGCCGTCGCCGCCGCCGACGACAGCGCCGCCGCGGACCCCGACACCCTGCGCCGGCTCACCTTCGGCGGCGCCACGACCGTCGTCGTCCCGGCCGGCGGAAGGGCCGTCAGCGACGCCGTCACCGTCGCCGTCCCGTCCGACTCCGACGTCCTGGTCAGCACCTACTCCCCCACCTCCGCCGGCCCGGTCACCTACCACCCGCGCGCCCGGCAGACCAGCTACGTCGCCGAGGGCGAGTCCACCGAGGACGTCACCGGCGCCGCGTTCACCGGGACGAGCGCGTACTGGCGCTACCTGACCGCGCTGGACGTGCTCAGCAACGAGGCCGACGGCACCGTCGTCGCACTCGGCGACTCCATCACCGACGGCGTCACCTCCACCACGGGCGCCAACCGCCGCTGGCCCGACGTCCTCGCCGACCGGCTGCGGACCGCCGCCGCCTCCTCCGCCGGCGACACCGCGCCCCGCTACGGCGTCGTCAACGCGGGCATCAGCGGCAACCAGGTCCTCGTCGACGACCCCCGGCGCGGCGCCAGCGGGCTGAACCGCTTCGAACGGGACGTCCTCGACCGTACGAACGTGAAGGTCGTCGTCATCGACCTCGGCATCAACGACATCCTGCGCAACAAGCGGGTCGCCGACCCGCAGGCGATCGTGGACGGCCTGCGCACCCTCGCCGACCGCGCCCACGCCCACGGCATCAGGGTCGTCGGCACCACCCTCACCCCGTTCCGCGGCCACCGCGGCTACACCGACGCCCGCGAGGACGTCCGCCGACGCGTCAACGCGGCGATCCGGGCGGGCGGGGTGTACGACGCGGTCGTCGACCTCGACCAGGCGCTGCGCGACCCCTACGACCCGCGCAGCCTGCGCGCCGAGTACGACTCGGGCGACCACCTGCACCCCAGCGACCGGGGCTACCGCAAGATGGCGCAGAGCGTCGACCTGACGAAGCTGGAGGGCTCGGCGCCGGCGGAACTGTAG
- a CDS encoding DUF1707 SHOCT-like domain-containing protein codes for MTDDDAVPGPPDAVPGPPDLRASDADRERVAEVLRDALAEGRLDMAEFEERLELTYKARTYGELVPITRDLPVAGVVPPPVVSLSKEPSAGGSWAGRIVGGEGSSTWAVAVMSGFQRKGRWTVPRRFNCVAFWGGGEIDLREADFAAGEVEINCVAIMGGVQITVPPGVEVVVRGIGVMGGFDQRETGVVGDPGAPRVVVTGFAFWGGVGIERKLTKEERRRLKEERRQGKPARGASVRELREEDRADTYDAHLRMLEGHRDLMRERHEERRERHEERRERHRERWEERDRRRNGDH; via the coding sequence ATGACCGACGACGACGCAGTCCCGGGTCCCCCCGACGCTGTCCCGGGTCCCCCCGACCTCCGCGCATCGGACGCCGATCGTGAGCGGGTCGCCGAGGTCCTGCGGGACGCCCTCGCGGAGGGCCGTCTCGACATGGCTGAGTTCGAGGAGCGGCTCGAGCTGACGTACAAGGCGCGCACGTACGGGGAGTTGGTGCCGATCACCCGGGACCTGCCGGTTGCCGGAGTCGTGCCCCCGCCGGTTGTGTCGCTGAGCAAGGAGCCGTCGGCGGGCGGGAGTTGGGCCGGACGGATCGTGGGTGGCGAGGGTTCGTCGACCTGGGCGGTGGCCGTGATGTCGGGCTTCCAGCGCAAGGGCCGCTGGACGGTTCCCCGGCGCTTCAACTGCGTCGCCTTCTGGGGCGGCGGGGAGATCGACCTGCGCGAGGCGGACTTCGCCGCCGGTGAGGTCGAGATCAACTGCGTGGCGATCATGGGCGGGGTGCAGATCACCGTGCCGCCGGGCGTCGAGGTCGTCGTCCGCGGTATCGGCGTGATGGGCGGTTTCGACCAGCGGGAGACGGGCGTGGTGGGGGATCCGGGCGCGCCGCGGGTGGTCGTCACCGGGTTCGCGTTCTGGGGCGGGGTCGGTATCGAGCGCAAGCTGACCAAGGAGGAGCGGCGCCGGCTGAAGGAAGAGCGCCGCCAGGGGAAGCCGGCCCGCGGCGCCTCCGTGCGGGAGCTGCGGGAGGAGGACCGCGCGGACACGTACGACGCCCACCTCAGGATGCTGGAGGGCCACCGCGACCTGATGCGCGAACGCCACGAGGAGCGCCGGGAGCGGCACGAGGAGCGGCGCGAGCGGCACCGGGAACGCTGGGAGGAGCGGGACAGGCGCCGCAACGGCGACCACTGA
- a CDS encoding ABC transporter permease — MWIRSTLAYRLSFVMTALGGLLVTGLDFVAILLMFSQVDALGGYTLPEIAFLYGLSATAFGIADLAIGSVDRLGRRVRDGTLDTLLVRPAPVLAQVAADRFALRRVARITQGALVLGYALVAMDVAWTPVKVLLVPVMLVSGGVIFGAVFVAGAAFQFVAQDASEAQAAFTYGGQTMLQYPPTVFGKELVRGVTFVFPLAFVNWVPAAYVLGRPYPLGLPQWAAFAPPLVAAACCVLAGLAWRAGLRTYRSTGS, encoded by the coding sequence ATGTGGATCCGTTCCACGCTGGCCTACCGGCTGTCGTTCGTGATGACGGCGCTCGGAGGTCTGCTGGTGACCGGGCTGGACTTTGTCGCGATCTTGCTGATGTTCTCGCAGGTGGACGCGCTCGGCGGCTACACGCTGCCGGAGATCGCGTTCCTCTACGGCCTTTCGGCCACCGCGTTCGGCATCGCGGACCTGGCGATCGGCTCCGTGGACCGGCTGGGCCGGCGGGTGCGGGACGGCACGCTCGACACGCTGCTGGTGCGGCCGGCGCCGGTGCTGGCCCAGGTCGCCGCGGACCGGTTCGCGTTGCGCCGGGTGGCCCGGATCACCCAGGGGGCGCTGGTGCTGGGCTACGCGCTGGTCGCGATGGACGTCGCCTGGACGCCGGTCAAGGTGCTGTTGGTGCCGGTGATGCTGGTGAGCGGCGGGGTGATCTTCGGCGCGGTGTTCGTGGCCGGCGCCGCGTTCCAGTTCGTGGCGCAGGACGCGTCCGAGGCGCAGGCCGCGTTCACGTACGGCGGTCAGACGATGCTGCAGTATCCGCCGACCGTGTTCGGCAAGGAACTGGTGCGCGGGGTGACGTTCGTCTTCCCGCTGGCTTTCGTCAACTGGGTGCCCGCCGCCTATGTGTTGGGGCGGCCGTATCCACTGGGGCTGCCGCAGTGGGCGGCGTTCGCTCCGCCGCTGGTGGCGGCGGCGTGCTGCGTGCTCGCGGGACTGGCGTGGCGGGCGGGGCTGCGGACGTATCGGAGCACGGGGAGTTAG
- a CDS encoding ABC transporter ATP-binding protein produces MTDERFIELDGVEKVFDVRRKTGFLRREVRQVRAVDSISFTVARGEMVGYIGPNGAGKSTTIKMLTGILTPSGGRLRVAGIDPSRERTRLAHRIGVVFGQRTTLWWDLPLIDSYRLMHRMYRIPDGRYRENLDRLVELLDLSALLDVPVRQLSLGQRMRGDIAAALLHDPEVLYLDEPTIGLDVVSKSRVREFLRELNTERGTTVLLTTHDLQDIEQLCSRVMVIDHGRLVYDGALAGLHEAGESERTLVVDLERELPPVEVGEAARVVKVDGPRQWLAFPASESAAPLVARIAAEYPLVDLSVREPDIEAVIAKMYAEREGERQAEREGERETVVPGAGTS; encoded by the coding sequence ATGACGGACGAGCGCTTCATCGAGCTGGACGGCGTCGAGAAGGTCTTCGACGTGCGCAGGAAGACCGGGTTCCTCAGGCGTGAGGTGCGCCAGGTGCGGGCCGTCGACTCGATCTCCTTCACCGTGGCGCGCGGCGAGATGGTCGGTTACATCGGGCCGAACGGTGCCGGGAAGTCGACGACGATCAAGATGCTGACGGGGATCCTGACCCCGAGCGGCGGCCGGCTGCGGGTCGCGGGGATCGACCCGTCGCGCGAGCGGACGCGTCTGGCGCACCGTATAGGGGTGGTGTTCGGGCAGCGGACGACACTGTGGTGGGACCTGCCGCTCATCGACTCCTACCGGCTGATGCACCGCATGTACCGCATCCCGGACGGCCGTTACCGCGAGAACCTCGACCGGCTGGTCGAACTCCTCGATCTGTCGGCCCTGTTGGACGTGCCCGTGCGGCAGCTGTCGCTCGGTCAGCGGATGCGCGGTGACATCGCGGCGGCGCTGCTGCACGATCCCGAGGTGCTCTACCTCGACGAGCCGACGATCGGTCTGGACGTGGTCTCCAAGTCGCGGGTGCGGGAGTTCCTGCGGGAGCTGAACACCGAGCGTGGCACGACGGTGCTGCTGACCACGCACGATCTCCAGGACATCGAGCAGCTGTGTTCGCGGGTGATGGTCATCGACCACGGCCGGCTGGTCTACGACGGTGCGCTGGCGGGGCTGCACGAGGCGGGGGAGAGCGAGCGGACGCTGGTGGTGGACCTGGAGCGGGAGCTGCCGCCGGTCGAGGTGGGGGAGGCGGCGCGGGTGGTGAAGGTGGACGGTCCGAGGCAGTGGCTGGCGTTCCCGGCGTCGGAGTCGGCGGCTCCGCTGGTCGCGCGGATCGCGGCGGAGTATCCGCTGGTGGACCTGTCGGTGCGCGAGCCGGACATCGAGGCCGTGATCGCGAAGATGTACGCGGAGAGGGAGGGGGAGCGGCAGGCGGAACGGGAGGGCGAGCGGGAGACCGTAGTGCCCGGGGCCGGGACCTCGTAG